A region from the Triticum aestivum cultivar Chinese Spring chromosome 3D, IWGSC CS RefSeq v2.1, whole genome shotgun sequence genome encodes:
- the LOC123075451 gene encoding putative F-box/FBD/LRR-repeat protein At5g44950 — MGDPQYLVGSPRSNLERDGRDPAAFAIGINLMLSFVYDYLPYPPVPPTPTLSLAGALWVSDGVDRISRLPDVLLRDILSRLPAKDAARTAALSSRWRPLWRSAPLALVDSHLLPDGGAAGQFTLGAPSPRAVTDAVSRVLAAHPGPFRCVHLTCSTMEEHRGEMARWLDVLVAKGVQELVFVNRPWPLDLRLPATVFSCSSLTRLYLGVWRIPDTAAVPRGARFPNLLELGLCFNAMEDRDLAFMLERSPVLEFLVIMGSQTGVRLRLVSQSLRCLQLGYTYLEDIDVVDAPRLERLFQSGDFRQSELTAPSIKNCSSKIKIGRAPNLRVLGYLRPGEQELGITNTVIVAGAKESIVPSVQILAIEVQFGARNCVKKVPGFLRSFPNLETLHVQSPRIPKESTGKVNLKFWQEGGPIKCVVQSLKKVFFYEFRGSRSEVAFLKFIAERDRVLEQMVVVVAKECFSPGGDGVIAKLKPLTNAKWNSKGCKLELFKSPLTDVAGPICSHRHASDFGFADPFDLEFYCESETISVS, encoded by the exons atggGCGACCCGCAGTACCTCGTCGGCTCCCCCAGGAGCAATTTGGAGCGTGACGGCCGGGACCCTGCGGCCTTCGCCATCGGCATAAACCTGATGCTCTCCTTCGTGTACGATTACCTCCCCTACCCGCCcgtcccccccacccccaccctctcGCTCGCCGGCGCGCTGTGGGTCTCCGACGGCGTCGACCGCATCAGCCGCCTCCCCGATGTGCTCCTCCGTGACATACTCTCCCGCCTCCCCGCCAAGGACGCCGCGCGCACCGCCGCCCTCTCCTCGCGCTGGCGCCCGCTCTGGCGCTCGGCGCCCCTGGCTCTTGTCGACAGTCATCTGCTTCCGGACGGCGGCGCGGCCGGGCAGTTCACCCTCGGCGCTCCCTCTCCCCGCGCCGTCACGGACGCGGTGTCCCGCGTCCTCGCGGCGCACCCGGGGCCCTTCCGCTGCGTCCACCTCACCTGCAGCACCATGGAGGAGCACCGGGGCGAGATGGCGCGCTGGCTCGACGTCCTCGTCGCCAAGGGGGTCCAAGAACTCGTCTTTGTCAACCGGCCTTGGCCGCTAGACCTGCGCCTCCCGGCCACGGTCTTCAGCTGCTCCTCCCTCACCCGCCTCTATCTCGGCGTCTGGAGGATCCCGGACACCGCCGCCGTACCGCGCGGCGCCAGATTCCCCAACCTCCTGGAGCTCGGCCTCTGCTTCAATGCCATGGAGGACCGCGATCTGGCATTCATGCTTGAAAGAAGCCCCGTCCTGGAGTTCCTCGTCATCATGGGGAGCCAGACCGGAGTGCGCCTCCGCCTCGTCAGCCAGAGCCTCCGGTGTCTTCAGCTGGGATATACCTACTTGGAGGACATCGACGTGGTGGATGCACCTCGCCTGGAGAGGCTCTTCCAGTCGGGCGATTTTCGCCAGAGCGAGCTCACTGCCCCCAGCATCAAGAACTGCTCTTCCAAGATCAAGATTGGGCGTGCACCTAACCTGCGTGTGCTGGGATACCTTCGGCCAGGAGAGCAAGAGTTGGGGATTACCAACACCGTCATCGTG GCTGGGGCCAAGGAGAGCATTGTGCCTAGTGTCCAGATTTTGGCCATAGAGGTGCAATTCGGTGCCCGCAATTGTGTCAAGAAAGTGCCTGGTTTTCTCAGAAGCTTTCCTAACCTGGAGACCCTCCATGTGCAG TCCCCACGCATACCTAAAGAGTCCACTGGCAAGGTGAATCTCAAGTTCTGGCAGGAGGGTGGTCCCATCAAATGCGTAGTGCAGAGCTTGAAGAAGGTGTTCTTCTACGAGTTTCGAGGGTCCAGAAGTGAAGTCGCTTTCCTCAAGTTCATCGCGGAGAGAGATCGGGTGCTGGAGCAGATGGTGGTCGTGGTGGCCAAAGAATGTTTCTCTCCGGGAGGTGATGGTGTGATTGCCAAGCTGAAGCCTCTGACCAATGCAAAATGGAACAGCAAAGGTTGCAAACTTGAGCTCTTCAAGAGCCCACTCACTGATGTGGCAGGTCCAATTTGCAGCCACCGACATGCTTCTGACTTCGGGTTTGCTGACCCCTTTGACCTCGAGTTCTACTGCGAATCTGAAACGATCTCCGTAAGTTAA